Proteins from one Mobula birostris isolate sMobBir1 chromosome 10, sMobBir1.hap1, whole genome shotgun sequence genomic window:
- the LOC140203899 gene encoding splenic IgW, short secretory form-like translates to MSSLLEVSAADWKKNKVYSCKAASVTAVFPKHHSPKLSSLVPSREAIHSQANAVLGCVISGFSPDNIEVFWKKAGSAQEGIVLRSTQRSDGTFETITYLTVPMQDWTKKQKYTCEVNHAPSGFSGQVNMTYQEGPDCFSKPVAMLFQQSNLNATFSDGSTQQYHCSAIKCEIK, encoded by the exons ATGAGCAGCTTGCTCGAAGTCTCTGCGGCAGACTGGAAGAAGAATAAAGTCTACTCCTGCAAGGCAGCGAGTGTGACAGCGGTGTTCCCGAAACATCACT CTCCGAAGCTCAGCTCCCTTGTTCCATCCCGGGAGGCAATCCACAGTCAAGCAAATGCTGTCCTGGGCTGTGTGATATCTGGATTCTCTCCTGACAACATTGAAGTATTCTGGAAAAAAGCTGGATCTGCCCAAGAAGGGATTGTTCTCCGTTCCACTCAGAGATCTGATGGTACATTTGAAACAATCACTTACCTGACAGTGCCTATGCAGGACTGGACCAAGAAACAGAAATATACTTGTGAAGTGAATCACGCACCCTCCGGTTTCAGTGGTCAGGTCAACATGACGTATCAAGAGG GTCCCGACTGTTTTTCGAAGCCAGTGGCAATGTTGTTTCAACAGAGTAATCTCAATGCAACATTCTCCGATGGTTCTACCCAACAGTATCATTGTTCAGCAATAAAGTGTGAAATAAAGTGA